One Nicotiana sylvestris chromosome 12, ASM39365v2, whole genome shotgun sequence genomic window carries:
- the LOC138883085 gene encoding uncharacterized protein: MPSGLKNAGATYMKAMTAIFHDMMHQEMEVYVDNVIIKSRTQDDHVRDLRKFFEWLRKYDLKLNSAKCAFGVPSGKLLGFIVNSVEMTLEDINAWKMFFDGAVNAKGIGIGAILISPTGQHYLATSRLRFFCTNNTTEYETCIICMNMEIDQDVEELLIMGDSDLIIRQAQGEWKTRDVKLIPYRQCVEDHSQLFKSVEFRYKSHFHNELADALATLASMLPYPGNLHIDPLEIQIRERHGYYNTIEVEPNFQPWYHDIKKKLKMKEYPEQANGYQKRTIRRLTGGFFLSGEVLYKRTPDLNLLRCEDAEEAGRIMHEVHTGVCGPHMTRYVLAKKIIRAGYY; encoded by the exons ATGCCTTCtggtttgaagaatgccggggcaacttatatgaaggccatgactgccatttttcacgacatgatgcaccaagagatggAGGTGTATGTAGAcaatgtgatcatcaaatccagaacACAGGACGATCATGTACgtgacttgagaaagttctttgagtgGCTGCGTaagtatgatttgaagctaaattcggctaaatgtgcatttggagttccatctgggaaacttttgggatttata gtaaattcagttgagatGACATTAGAAGAcatcaatgcttggaaaatgttctttgatggagctgtgaacgcaaaaggcattggaattggggcaattttgatctcacccactggtcagcactatctaGCCACATCCCGGcttcggtttttctgcacaaacaacaccacCGAGTATGAAACCTGCATTATATGTATGAATATGGAAATCGACCAAGATGTTGAAGAACTATTGATCATGGGGGATTCAgacttgattatccgacaagctcagggtgaatggaaaactcgagatgtcaagcttattccatacagGCAATGTGTGGAAGACCATAGCCAGCTGTTCAAGTCAGTCGAGTTTAGGTACAAATCTCattttcacaatgagttagccgatgcacttgctactttggcctcgatgttgcCGTATCCAGGCAATCTCCACATTGACCCATTAGAGatccaaatccgagaaaggcatggttattACAATACGATTGAGGTGGAACCAAAttttcagccatggtatcatgatatcaaaaaaaaattgaaaatgaaagaatatcccgagcaagccaatggataccaaaagagaaccattagaaggcttaCTGgcggtttcttcttgagcggtgaggtcttgtacaaaaggactccagatctcaacTTGCTAAGATGTGAGGATGCTGAAGAGgcaggaagaatcatgcatgaagtgCACACAGGGGTGTGTGGACCCCACATGACaaggtatgttttggcaaagaagatcatTCGAGCTGGCTATTActag